Below is a window of Salvelinus fontinalis isolate EN_2023a chromosome 31, ASM2944872v1, whole genome shotgun sequence DNA.
cctggctgagaggtacaccctgcgcaacgctagtgatggaagccttgttctgccctggctgagaggtacaccctgcgcaacgctagtgatggaagccttgttctgccctggctgagaggtacaccctgaacaacgctagtgatggaagccttgttctgccctggctgagaggtacaccctgagcaacgctagtgatggaagccttgttctgccctggctgagaggtacaccctgaacaacgctagtgatggaagccttgttctgccctggctgagaggtacaccctgaacaaccctagtgatggaagccttgttctgccctggctgagaggtacaccctgaacaacgctagtgatggaagccttgttctgccctggctgagaggtacaccctgaacaacactagtgatggaagccttgttctgccctggctgagaggtacaccctgaacaacactagtgatggaagccttgttctgccctggctgagaggtacaccctgaacaacgctagtgatggaagccttgttcatccctggctgagaggtacaccctgagcaacgctagtgatggaagccttgttctgccctggctgagaggtacaccctgaacaacgctagtgatggaagccttgttttgccctggctgagaggtacaccctgagcaacgctagtgatggaagccttgttctgccctggctgagaggtacaccctgaacaaccctagtgatggaagccttgttctgccctggctgagaggtacaccctgaacaacgctagtgatggaagccttgttctgccctggctgagaggtacaccctgaacaacactagtgatggaagccttgttctgccctggctgagaggtacaccctgaacaacactagtgatggaagccttgttctgccctggctgagaggtacaccctgaacaacgctagtgatggaagccttgttctgccctggctgagaggtacaccctgaacaacgctagtgatggaagccttgttctgccctggctgagaggtacaccctgaacaacactagtgatggaagccttgttctgccctggctgagaggtacaccctgaacaacactagtgatggaagccttgttctgccctggctgagaggtactacctgaacaacactagtgatggaagccttgttctgccctggctgagaggtacACCCTGAGCAAGgctagtgatggaagccttgttctgccctggctgagagTTACACCCTGAACAACgctagtgatggaagccttgttctgccctggctgagaggtacaccctgagcaacgctagtgatggaagccttgttctgccctggctgagaggtacACCCTGAGCAACCctagtgatggaagccttgttctgccctggctgagaggtacACCCTGAGCAACCctagtgatggaagccttgttctgccctggctgagagTTACACCCTGAACAACgctagtgatggaagccttgttctgccctggctgagaggtacaccctgagcaacgctagtgatggaagccttgttctgccctggctgagaggtacaccctgaacaacactagtgatggaagccttgttctgccctggctgagaggtacaccctgagcaacgctagtgatggaagccttgttctgccctggctgagagTTACACCCTGAACAACgctagtgatggaagccttgttctgccctggctgagaggtacaccctgaacaacactagtgatggaagccttgttctgccctggctgagaggtacaccctgagcaacgctagtgatggaagccttgttctgccctggctgagagTTACACCCTGAACAACgctagtgatggaagccttgttctgccctggctgagaggtacaccctgaacaacactagtgatggaagccttgttctgccctggctgagaggtacaccctgaacaacgctagtgatggaagccttgttctgccctggctgagaggtacaccctgaacaacactagtgatggaagccttgttctgccctggctgagaggtacaccctgagcaacgctagtgatggaagccttgttctgccctggctgagagTTACACCCTGAACAACgctagtgatggaagccttgttctgccctggctgagaggtacaccctgaacaacactagtgatggaagccttgttctgccctggctgagaggtacaccctgaacaacactagtgatggaagccttgttctgccctggctgagaggtacaccctgaacaacactagtgatggaagccttgttctgccctggctgagaggtacaccctgaacaacactagtgatggaagccttgttctgccctggctgagaggtacaccctgaacaacactagtgatggaagccttgttctgccctggctgagaggtaAACCCTGAACAACCctagtgatggaagccttgttctgccctggctgagaggtacACCCCGAGCAACgctagtgatggaagccttgttctgccctggctgagagTTACACCCTGAACAACgctagtgatggaagccttgttctgccctggctgagaggtacaccctgaacaacactagtgatggaagccttgttctgccctggctgagaggtacaccctgagcaacgctagtgatggaagccttgttctgccctggctgagagTTACACCCTGAACAACgctagtgatggaagccttgttctgccctggctgagaggtacaccctgaacaaccctagtgatggaagccttgttctgccctggctgagaggtacaccctgaacaacgctagtgatggaagccttgttctgccctggctgagaggtacaccctgaacaacactagtgatggaagccttgttctgccctggctgagaggtacaccctgagcaacgctagtgatggaagccttgttctgccctggctgagagTTACACCCTGAACAACgctagtgatggaagccttgttctgccctggctgagaggtacaccctgaacaacactagtgatggaagccttgttctgccctggctgagaggtacaccctgaacaacactagtgatggaagccttgttctgccctggctgagaggtacaccctgaacaacactagtgatggaagccttgttctgccctggctgagaggtacaccctgaacaacactagtgatggaagccttgttctgccctggctgagaggtacaccctgaacaacactagtgatggaagccttgttctgccctggctgagaggtacaccctgaacaacactagtgatggaagccttgttctgccctggctgagagCTACACCCTGAACAACgctagtgatggaagccttgttctgccctggctgagaggtacaccctgaacaacgctagtgatggaagccttgttctgccctggctgagaggtacaccctgaacaacactagtgatggaagccttgttctgccctggctgagaggtacaccctgaacaacactagtgatggaagccttgttctgccctggctgagaggtacaccctgaacaacactagtgatggaagccttgttctgccctggctgagaggtacaccctgaacaacactagtgatggaagccttgttctgccctggctgagaggtactacctgaacaacactagtgatggaagccttgttctgccctggctgagaggtacACCCTGAGCAAGgctagtgatggaagccttgttctgccctggctgagagTTACACCCTGAACAACgctagtgatggaagccttgttctgccctggctgagaggtacaccctgagcaacgctagtgatggaagccttgttctgccctggctgagaggtacACCCTGAGCAACCctagtgatggaagccttgttctgccctggctgagaggtacACCCTGAGCAACCctagtgatggaagccttgttctgccctggctgagagTTACACCCTGAACAACgctagtgatggaagccttgttctgccctggctgagaggtacaccctgagcaacgctagtgatggaagccttgttctgccctggctgagaggtacaccctgaacaacactagtgatggaagccttgttctgccctggctgagaggtacaccctgagcaacgctagtgatggaagccttgttctgccctggctgagagTTACACCCTGAACAACgctagtgatggaagccttgttctgccctggctgagaggtacaccctgaacaacactagtgatggaagccttgttctgccctggctgagaggtacaccctgagcaacgctagtgatggaagccttgttctgccctggctgagagTTACACCCTGAACAACgctagtgatggaagccttgttctgccctggctgagaggtacaccctgaacaacactagtgatggaagccttgttctgccctggctgagaggtacaccctgaacaacgctagtgatggaagccttgttctgccctggctgagaggtacaccctgaacaacactagtgatggaagccttgttctgccctggctgagaggtacaccctgagcaacgctagtgatggaagccttgttctgccctggctgagagTTACACCCTGAACAACgctagtgatggaagccttgttctgccctggctgagaggtacaccctgaacaacactagtgatggaagccttgttctgccctggctgagaggtacaccctgaacaacactagtgatggaagccttgttctgccctggctgagaggtacaccctgaacaacactagtgatggaagccttgttctgccctggctgagaggtacaccctgaacaacactagtgatggaagccttgttctgccctggctgagaggtacaccctgaacaacactagtgatggaagccttgttctgccctggctgagaggtaAACCCTGAACAACCctagtgatggaagccttgttctgccctggctgagaggtacaccctgagcaacgctagtgatggaagccttgttctgccctggctgagagTTACACCCTGAACAACgctagtgatggaagccttgttctgccctggctgagaggtacaccctgaacaacactagtgatggaagccttgttctgccctggctgagaggtacaccctgagcaacgctagtgatggaagccttgttctgccctggctgagagTTACACCCTGAACAACgctagtgatggaagccttgttctgccctggctgagaggtacaccctgaacaacactagtgatggaagccttgttctgccctggctgagaggtacaccctgaacaacgctagtgatggaagccttgttctgccctggctgagaggtacaccctgaacaacactagtgatggaagccttgttctgccctggctgagaggtacaccctgagcaacgctagtgatggaagccttgttctgccctggctgagagTTACACCCTGAACAACgctagtgatggaagccttgttctgccctggctgagaggtacaccctgaacaacactagtgatggaagccttgttctgccctggctgagaggtacaccctgaacaacactagtgatggaagccttgttctgccctggctgagaggtacaccctgaacaacactagtgatggaagccttgttctgccctggctgagaggtacaccctgaacaacactagtgatggaagccttgttctgccctggctgagaggtacaccctgaacaacactagtgatggaagccttgttctgccctggctgagagttacaccctgaacaacactagtgatggaagccttgttctgccctggctgagagTTACACCCTGAACAACgctagtgatggaagccttgttctgccctggctgagaggtacaccctgaacaatgctagtgatggaagccttgttctgccctggctgagaggtacaccctgaacaacactagtgatggaagccttgttctgccctggctgagagTTACACCCTGAACAACgctagtgatggaagccttgttctgccctggctgagagTTACACCCTGAACAACgctagtgatggaagccttgttctgccctggctgagaggtacaccctgaacaacgctagtgatggaagccttgttctgccctggctgagagTTACACCCTGAACAACgctagtgatggaagccttgttctgccctggctgagaggtacACCCTGAACAATGCAGTTGATAAACCCTACAACGTGGTCGGGGTGAGATATAAATAACATCCTGGAGCTACCAACGGGTGCAACATTAATACACAAGCaagtgtgtcagagtgtgtgtgtgtgtgtgtgtttaaagaaataagtcagttgcacaacttaatgcattcaaccaaagtgtttcttctgcatttaacccaaccccttgaGAAGATGCAGACTGCCACATAGTAAATCCAAATAAACTCATTTTCTTCATATACTCAACAATCTAATAAGATATTTGCTAGTCTTAACAAAATTAAAACAAATAAATATCAGGAAATCTtgcaacaaaaaatatatacctTACCAACACCAGATTATTTTAAATCATTGTCTTATATTAGTAACTCCTATGTTGATTAAGCTTCAGttttcagtcatacaaaagttgtTCAGTTCCCAAACAAGTCTTCATCGCTGTAAACAAAGCCTTCTCCACCATGGCATTGCCCAATGTTGGGACAGTTCAGTTTTCTGAATCTAAATGTCATATATCTCCCTCTCCTTTGGGCCCATCCAGTCTGAGATCCACATCGTTCCTTCCCAGTGTAAAGAGACTGACCACAGCCAAGAGTGCAGCTAGCATCAAAACAGCACAACCACCTAACATATGCCTGGTTCCACTACCTCCCTCGTCCCCTCCGGTCCCCGACACCTCCCTGTGGAGCGCCAGCAGCCCCAGACAGGCCGTCAGGTGAAGGGGCAGCCTGAACCAGGCCAGCACTCCGGCCCTCTTCTCCTCTGGGATCACCCTCCCCTGGAGGAAGCTGACAGCGGGGAAGTAGAGGccactggctagctccagcatcaGGAAGGCCAGCAGGGACTCGCGGGGTCTGGGCTGGCCCGGGGCGGTGGAGAAGATGAGCATGAAGAAGGAGAAAAAGGCGAGCAGTATGGAGAAGCAGAGGAGGTGACCAGGCTGGAGGCGGTAGCGGGTGGAGGTGGCCAGGCGGTAGAGCAGGGACCCCGCCATACTGGCTGCCATCAGACAGGAGAAGACCATGCCCAGTGGAGGGCCGTAGGGGTCCAGGACGGGGGTCCACAGGAAGATGAATATATAGAGTACACTCTCAAATAGAGCCTGGACTCCTCCTAGCAGCATCACCCGTCTGTCTGATAAGAGACAGCGGAGGCTTTCCTGACAGCTGCGCCAGAACCGGGCCCGCGCAGAAGCCCGGGCCAGAGGTGCTGAACTAGAAGGACCGAGCAAGGGCTTCTTGTTGTCCCCTTCCAGGCTTCCATCCTTCTCCTCCAGGCCCCAATCAGTCAGCACCACCCAGCCACAGGCCCCAAGGCAGGGCACGGCCAGGAGGAAGGGCGCCACAGGCCCGAGGTGGAGCCACTCAGCCAGCATGTTAGCCACCAGCCCAGCCCCCACCGCTAGCCCGTGGTTCCAGCTAGCAGCCTTGGTGAAGGTATTGGGGATCCATTCTTTAGGGAAGTCGTGGACGTCAACATGTCGGTGCACGTACCAGGCCTGGAAGGCTGTGGAGAGCAAAGAGGTGGACAGGCCTCCTAGCACGCGACCCAGGATCAGGACAAAGTAGTCACGGGACAGCTTGGTGAAGCAACAGGCTGAGTAGGCCACGCAGAAGAGCAGGCAGGTCCGTCTCCGCCCCAGGACCTGAATTAATTAATGCACATTTTAAATACATAGAGTTACCTCAGTCATAGCAGTTCAACAATATATACATTGTAAAAAATCTAACGCAGTGTTttccaatcctggtcctgggaacCTAAAGGGGTTCACGTtatggtttttgccctagcactaacaaacttgattaaactaatcatcaaGTCTTCgattatttgaatcaggtgtgttagtgctagggcaaaagcAATACTGCgtacccctttgggtccccaggaccaggattgggaAACAATGGTTTAAGGACTTATTTTTATTGGCTCTCAGGttctcggaccaacaggctccgagacagcttctaccaccaggcCATCAAACTGCTGAACGGCTAACGCTAGCTGTCTACCTGCTCAGACCTGCACCTTAAAGACTATTTACATGGACTCTCCTCACAGCCAACCCTGacacacaagtgcacacacaGTCAACTCTGCTGTTCTATTTATATACTATTTTACTCAATTGCCCACCCAATACACTATTGACTTCCAATTTGTAAATAGTCACACTTGACATAGCACATTCATAATTTATACTGTATATCAGTTTTATTACTAAAATGCATACCACTTTCTTCTACTActtgttattatttttttaaatttggaTTATATTGATTCTGCACTGTTGAGGGAGCTTGCAAGTAGACATTACACTATCATTTATACCTGCAGTAAATGGTGTACTTGATGAATAAACTTAGATcattttaatttgatttatttaCAGTGTGGTCCTGGTTATTGTTACCTGAGGAAGCCAGCTAGCCACGGGGGCAAACAGCACACAGGAGGCCAGGCCAACGACATACAGGATGGCTATCTGGGACTCCAGGAAGCTGTAATGGCGGTAGAGCTTGTAGAGGTATGGCCCCTGCAGCCAGTCAGCCGACAAGGCTAAGAGGTAGCCTCGGAGGAACAAGGTCTGGAACCTACGGAAGGCAGGGTTGGTGCCCATGGCAGAGGGGGTGGGTTGAGGTGGGGTGAGGCGACGTGCCGTTAGCTCCAGACAGACACATAGCACCAGTAGGACCACCATGGCCAGGTAGGCTGTCACCAACATGATGGGTTTGTCCAAGTGTGACTGTTAGGGGCGGGGAGGTCTCTTCACTCCTGTCTTATCCGTTGTGGCTCAGTCAAAGGCTGCGGAGACAGAGACTCTATTACTAACGGCACCATAAAGACAGTTATTGTGAATATCTACCAACATAAATAACTTAAAGCCTAGTTATGTAAACGTGGCGTCCATACTAGCTATCTAAAGAAGATGTTTGCTTGGGGTTGTCATCTCATCTAGATACTGCTGCATGAGATGActacaaatcaaagtttattgtttgtttacacagatttgcaggtgtTATGCCACCTTTACATCATGTCGGAAACTCGGGACCTCTGAGTTAAAATGAATGTAAGTTATTTGCGTCGAGCTTCCCATTGGTTGATTCCGATACCTCCTAAGTGGGAAACTCGGGATCATCCCACTCTCCCGCCAAGGTTAGCAAGTCAGAGATTTCAGAGTTTCCGACATGACGTGAACGAGGCATTATAGCAGGTGCAGCAAAATACTTTTCAAACTAAAGATCTGGCAGGTAGCAACCTCCTTGGATACCAATGTACATTTTGTAAGTTTGCTTCCAAAAGATAGCTAAACAGCTAGCATAAGCTTGGCAAATAACAttagtagctctggtccaggccAATATGTACGGATGACTTTCTTCAACAGCCTGCATCTTTCCATTCATCCCACGGAGGATTTTGTTACTAGAGTGCTGACTAAAAGCCGATTTATGCTTGATCTGCGAAATGTGGTCCAGAGGCTCCTTACGGatggtgtgacgcaattgcggagccaggggcacactccaacataatttacaaacgaagcatgcgTGTTAAGTGAGTCcaccaaatcagaggcagtagggatgaccagggatattctcttgagaagtgtgtgaattggacacttttcctgtcctgctaagaattcaaaatgtaacgagttctactgcctgagcagagatgaTGACTAAGGAATTAAAAATAATAAAGTAATCAAAGAAAAACTAAGTAagatacacaactgaaatatttgatTATTTCGGTACAGTATGAAGCACGGCTCatcataatgtctggaacggagcaaatggaatggcaccaaaccatgtgtttgataccattccactgattccgctgcagccattaccacaagcatgtcctccccaattaaggtgccaccaacctcctgtggtttgAAGATAAgctaaaactgcttctccaatagaaatccctgatCACACTTGTAGGTGATGCcatggcgacgttggctagctaagctcatgtgtagaaacacgtcatcgggTCTAACGGTCGTCTCGCGCTGAACTGCACATGTGCAGGCGGTCAAATCAAAGACACTCCTtcaatataaagttgtttttgacgaaAATGAAAAGGTGTCAGTTTGTCACCTTCACGAGTTTGAAGCattaacatgttcaactactgaAGACATTGGCTCAAATCTAGGTTGTGTCTTAGGTtgagaaaattaacaactaaggaaGAATTTGTCACTTCTCTCACTGACTTCTAAAACCACAAACTCCGGCCTTGTCTGTTTGGTCTGTTTCGCAAGTGTTCCCAGAAGTCTTGCGATGTTGCTCCTCTGGGCTTATAAACTCTGTGCTTATATGTTTTGTTATATGaaataatatcagtcagttaacatgacctttaggaattatgaagcctttgtgCTTTTTTAAAATTACATAAATGCTTTGAAATTCACAAAAAGTGATGTTAACTGATTAAGATTATCACATAGAACTAAATGTATAacaagcctgtgtttaccactgACCTTATTTTCGCTGTTTATCCAAAAACCCTACAGAACGCCATtcatttccccataggctttgtccaacaAACCATTGCaaagttagtgcctacaaaaagccGTCATTACTACTTCTCTCAATGGAAAGATGTAGCACAGATAGATATATAGAACAATGGGTCAGATAGATATCTAtctccaagaacactaaggtaacctgtctaaatgactactgactcgtagcactcacatctgtagccatgaagtgctttgaaaggctggtcatggctcaaatcaacaccattatcccagaaaccctagacccactccaatttgcataccgccccaacagatgatgcaatctctattgcactccacaatgccctttcccacttggacaaaaggaacacctatgtcagAATGCTATTTATTGACCACAGCTcatcgttcaacaccatagtacccccaaagctcatcactaagctaaggaccctgggactaaacacctccctctgcaactcgatcctggacttcctgacgggccgcccccaggtggtaagggtaggtaacaacaaatccgccacgctaatcctcaacacagggacccctcaggggtgcatgctcagtcccctcctgtactccctgttcactcatgactgcacagccaggcacgactccaacaccatcattaagtttgcagatgacacaatagtggtaggcctgatcaccgacaacgacgagacagcctatagggaggaggccagaaatctggccgtgtggtgccaggacaacaacctatccctcaacatgatcagaggaaggcccaaaaaattgccaaagactccagccaccctagtcataaactgttttctctgctaccacacggcaagcggtatagGAGCACCAAATctatgtccaagaggcttctaaacagcttctaccccaaagccataagactcctgaacacctaatcaaatggctacccagactattcgcatgccccccccccccccctacaccactgctactctctgttgttatcatctatgcaaagtcactttaataactctacctacatgtacatattacctcaactaaccggtgcccccacacattggcgctgtaccggtacccccctgtatatagtctcactattgttattttactgctgctatttaattacttgttacttttatttcttattgttatccatatttttttttttgaactgcattgttggttaggggctcgtaagtaagcatttcactaaggtctactacacctgttgtattcggcgcatgtgactaatacaatttgtttGATATGATATTTCACTGGGAGTTTAAATGTGAAGTATCAGGTGAGAGATGGATTTTGGCTGACATTCTACTAATTTTCTCAtagattaaacatttgatctcaatacagttttctgttccaaAAAGTAAAATCTGTTAAGAACAGAGTGGAGTTTTGTAGATTTACCTTTTGCCCAAGTTAAATAAAATTGCATTGTTTATAAGGAGTATAAAGTGCGAGTTATTGCACATACATACTTCAATAGGCGTTCCCCATCGGAAATTCATGCTAGAATGGGGCAATAGGATCTTGCTAGTTAGTTCTTGGCTGCCCCCCTTGTcctgcccactatgactcatttgtgGTGCAAGACTTCAGGATTTTTGGAGTCGACTCCAAATCCGACTCCTGTGATTGGAGTCGactcccaaaacacacacaccatctcattATTGCAGTCCTAGTAGGAAGACTACATTTGCGTTCTAGAAGACTGATATGAACATGAGGCTGCCCATTTTGTTTGAATATATAAGGTGATGTGTAGAAACTATAATATTTTAGCTGTGTGCAGCCTTGACGGATCCCATGAGATGCGGCGCACTCTATTCTGATAAACCTATTCGTTGCCATGTTACAGCCCTATTCGGACGGATATTACTACTAGAGACGTTGGTTTTGTAATTATTATCCAAGCATGTGCGTTATTCCAGAGGCCAATTCACACAGGATTAGTTTTTCCAAACTGTcccctgtaattattattatttcaaaTGTACTCTTATGACGGGAGCCTGGAGGTTTTTATTGTAGACGTGCAGATATTTCATTAATTTCAACGTTATGTCCACACGACAATACCCTACACTGATAGCTTGGCTGCCAAATGTACAGGTCTCCCCATAATATTTAAATGTATAAAGTGTGATCATAAACATGATTTTATCGAACCATCCATGTTAGACGTTATTCCCAATAACAATGCCCACATCCTGCTGATTTGAGCTACTGAATCGTATTTCCACTTAACTGTGTTTACGGATGAGAAAGTGAACTTGCCATTTCCAAAATGTTTAGCGGGGATGCTACTTTGCGATCTACTGCCtaggacagggctctccaacccttttCGTAGAGACCTAGGACATCAACAGCCAGACAGGGTTTCCTTTCTCTCAGCCTGCTCCAATCCTCTCTCCCTCGCCTGCTCCCCTTTCTCTTAGCTATGAAAAACGTTAGTGTGTCTTCGGTCTATTGCGTGTAGAATATCTCATCCTTTTCATTGATAACCCCTACTTTAGTGAACTTACTCGAGACATTACAAAGCCAATAAATTGCGATAGCCTAGCCTACCATACATCTTTTGATTACCGATGCACGGTTCTGCCAGGTGGCGGACATGCCAGGCTGTgtgcatctccatctctctccctcgctctttttTTGCTGTGAAAGATTCGAGAGTTTGTGTTCTCGAAGTAGTCTACGGAAAATAGTTTAATCCGTTGCAAAAATACAGAATCTTAGAAGTCGGAATAGAAGCTTGACACCCAGAAATAGAAGTCGATGAATTGATTATTTTGGAGTCGACTCCCCACCACTAGTTCCCATTGGAAACGAAAGGTTGTGGT
It encodes the following:
- the LOC129829697 gene encoding molybdate-anion transporter-like — protein: MLVTAYLAMVVLLVLCVCLELTARRLTPPQPTPSAMGTNPAFRRFQTLFLRGYLLALSADWLQGPYLYKLYRHYSFLESQIAILYVVGLASCVLFAPVASWLPQVLGRRRTCLLFCVAYSACCFTKLSRDYFVLILGRVLGGLSTSLLSTAFQAWYVHRHVDVHDFPKEWIPNTFTKAASWNHGLAVGAGLVANMLAEWLHLGPVAPFLLAVPCLGACGWVVLTDWGLEEKDGSLEGDNKKPLLGPSSSAPLARASARARFWRSCQESLRCLLSDRRVMLLGGVQALFESVLYIFIFLWTPVLDPYGPPLGMVFSCLMAASMAGSLLYRLATSTRYRLQPGHLLCFSILLAFFSFFMLIFSTAPGQPRPRESLLAFLMLELASGLYFPAVSFLQGRVIPEEKRAGVLAWFRLPLHLTACLGLLALHREVSGTGGDEGGSGTRHMLGGCAVLMLAALLAVVSLFTLGRNDVDLRLDGPKGEGDI